A segment of the Fibrobacter succinogenes subsp. succinogenes S85 genome:
CACGGCCTGCCGTACCGCGAACGTTCACGTCCTTGAGCATATCAACCATCAAGTAAGCCGATGCCGGGCGCAAGACTTCGTGTTCAACCTTGGAATTCTTCTCCACCACCTCGCCATTGCGGTCCACGATAGATTCAATCATGTACGGCTCAATGCGGTTACCGCCGTTCGGGAACACCGTGTAAGCAGACGTCATTTCCATAAGCGTTGCACCCACGGAACCAAGAGCCAAACTCGGGACCGCCTGCAACGGAGCACGCTTGATGCCGAACTTGCGAGCGTAGTTCACCACGTTGCTGAGACCGTACTTCATACCCGTCAAAATAGCCGGCAAGTTCTTGGACTTGTACAGAGCGCGGCGGAGCGTCATCATACCTTCGAAGTCATGTTCAAAGTTGCCTGGGCGCCAAACCTTGTTCGGGTTCTTGTCATCCGGGTCCGGGATCGTCACCGGCTGGTCGTTCACAGAGTCGCAGGGGCTAGCACCGTTGTCCATTGCGGTAGAATAGACGATCGGCTTGAACGAAGAACCCGGCTGGCGCAAGGACTGCACAGCGCGGTTCCACTTGGACTTGTTGAAGTCGCTACCACCCACCATAGCGCGGATAGCACCCGTTTCGTTTTCAATGATAATAGCAGCTACTTCAGCGTGATGGTAACGGATACTGTCCGGGAAACGGATAAACTGGCCACGCTTGTTGCGAACCGTATCAGCAGCGAGATATTCCTTCTTGAAGAGCGTGTAGACGCTATCGAAGTGAGCGACAACGCTATCTTCGGGCATGTCGTACTTCTTGGTGAGCTGGAGCCTGCGAGTAGCGCGGTACTTGATGCGGCGACGGACACGTTCAACCTGTGCATAGGCGACACTGTCAAGGAACGCCTGGATTTCCGGATCAATCGTACTATAGACGGACACGCCATCGGCATAGAGCGAGTTTTCGCCGTACTTCTTTTCCATATACTTGCGGATTTCTTCAAAGAAATACAAGCCCGTTCCAGTCACATCTTCTTTCTTGGCAAGCACAATCGGTTCTTCAATATACTTGCGGTATTCCTCGTTCGTGATATAGCCTGCATCGCGCATCGCATAGAGCACCGTGTTACGACGGCGCTTGGAGGCCTTCGGATGACGGTCAGGGCGATACGTTTCAGGGCGCTGCAACATGCCCGCGAGCACAGCGTATTCCGGGATAGAAAGGCTATCGAGCGGCTTACCGAAGTAGAACTTGCCTGCAGCCTGGAAACCGTAGTTACCGCCAGCGAGGTAAACTTCGTTCATATAGAACTCAAGAATTTCTTCCTTCGTGTAGGTCTGTTCGATGCGGATGGCCGTCATCATTTCCTTAATCTTACGGGAAAGCGAGCGTTCCGGCGTGAGGAACAGGAGTTTGGTGAGCTGCTGCGTCAAAGTCGATGCACCGCGGAGCTTATTGCCCGAGACGGCGCTTTCGATAAGCGCAGACGGAATCGCCCACACGTTCATGCCCCAGTGCTTGTAGAACGCACGGTCTTCGGTCGCCATCACCGCATGGATTGCATTCACCGGAATTGA
Coding sequences within it:
- a CDS encoding penicillin-binding protein 1A gives rise to the protein MDKFKSFMKILGAAIVKYGSIVWQKIWSLVKIAFANKIFRWFFIFMCPIFVAFIAALAVYIHYSPELPSLSQLEQINPRLVTNIYDKDGQIAHEYFVERREWTSIDSIPVNAIHAVMATEDRAFYKHWGMNVWAIPSALIESAVSGNKLRGASTLTQQLTKLLFLTPERSLSRKIKEMMTAIRIEQTYTKEEILEFYMNEVYLAGGNYGFQAAGKFYFGKPLDSLSIPEYAVLAGMLQRPETYRPDRHPKASKRRRNTVLYAMRDAGYITNEEYRKYIEEPIVLAKKEDVTGTGLYFFEEIRKYMEKKYGENSLYADGVSVYSTIDPEIQAFLDSVAYAQVERVRRRIKYRATRRLQLTKKYDMPEDSVVAHFDSVYTLFKKEYLAADTVRNKRGQFIRFPDSIRYHHAEVAAIIIENETGAIRAMVGGSDFNKSKWNRAVQSLRQPGSSFKPIVYSTAMDNGASPCDSVNDQPVTIPDPDDKNPNKVWRPGNFEHDFEGMMTLRRALYKSKNLPAILTGMKYGLSNVVNYARKFGIKRAPLQAVPSLALGSVGATLMEMTSAYTVFPNGGNRIEPYMIESIVDRNGEVVEKNSKVEHEVLRPASAYLMVDMLKDVNVRGTAGRVWASGFRHPSGGKTGTTNDYTDTWYIGFTKQYTMGVWVGSDNPGTMGAGHTGTEDALPIWMATMAKLHKDLPKLPFPVPPGVISRGICNHTGLIAGEFCSEKTYCLYTAGYGPTERCDGNHFSSQTKSADNATLFSNKGVVENNRYEAPQPKKKKGKGKDEPQQPKRSTRKMF